In Planifilum fulgidum, a genomic segment contains:
- the yycI gene encoding two-component system regulatory protein YycI — MDWSRAKTLLIIAFVLLNLFLTVQLIQAWVEKSQMQNGNDSIRRELTQILKEKKIKTPDIPQNPPLVSVLEARIASPGEGWKSQPDGSYVKTFHPSLGLSGEDHLHALLKKHVPSFGEYRLISRKGRSRTYLQYWKERPLYGSRLEVKLSEGGALQSIRLIRLSIKEGTDAQTPVPASFALLNLVESGKVPKGTVFTRIELGYHGQSYDAKTRVLSPVWKFAAADGRTYYVNALTGALQP, encoded by the coding sequence ATGGACTGGAGCCGCGCCAAAACCCTGCTGATCATCGCCTTCGTCTTACTCAACCTGTTTTTGACCGTGCAGCTGATCCAGGCCTGGGTGGAAAAATCGCAAATGCAAAACGGAAACGATTCGATCCGCCGGGAGCTGACCCAGATCCTCAAGGAAAAGAAGATCAAAACGCCCGACATCCCGCAGAATCCGCCGCTGGTTTCCGTCCTGGAAGCGCGGATCGCATCTCCGGGGGAGGGCTGGAAGTCGCAGCCGGACGGCAGCTACGTAAAAACCTTTCATCCCTCCCTCGGCCTTTCCGGGGAGGATCATCTCCATGCCCTGCTCAAAAAGCATGTTCCCTCTTTCGGGGAGTACCGGCTGATCTCCCGGAAGGGGCGGAGCCGGACATACCTTCAGTATTGGAAAGAGCGGCCCCTCTACGGGAGCCGCCTGGAAGTGAAACTGTCGGAGGGAGGGGCCCTTCAATCCATCCGATTGATTCGCTTGTCCATCAAAGAGGGAACCGACGCCCAAACCCCCGTTCCCGCCTCCTTCGCGCTGCTCAATCTGGTGGAAAGCGGGAAAGTTCCCAAGGGGACGGTTTTCACCCGCATCGAACTGGGTTACCACGGGCAGTCCTATGACGCCAAAACCCGCGTGCTTTCTCCCGTCTGGAAATTTGCGGCCGCAGACGGCCGGACCTATTACGTCAATGCGCTGACGGGCGCCCTGCAGCCCTAA
- the rplI gene encoding 50S ribosomal protein L9 — translation MKVIFKQDVKGHGKKGEVKEVAEGFARNYLFPRKLAVEASPANLNALKDQQRRERLRRERERAEAQELAERLKDLRIVIPAKAGEGGRLFGAVTSKQISRHLKEAHGIQIEKKKIQLEEPIRSLGVTRVPVKLHPEVTVTIPVQVVEE, via the coding sequence ATGAAAGTCATTTTTAAACAGGACGTCAAGGGTCACGGCAAAAAGGGAGAAGTGAAGGAAGTGGCGGAAGGGTTCGCCCGCAATTACCTGTTTCCCCGCAAGCTGGCCGTCGAGGCCTCGCCCGCCAATCTGAACGCCCTGAAGGATCAACAGCGCAGGGAGCGCCTCCGCAGGGAGCGGGAACGGGCCGAGGCGCAGGAACTGGCGGAACGCCTCAAAGATCTCCGCATCGTGATCCCCGCCAAGGCCGGTGAGGGGGGACGCCTGTTCGGAGCCGTCACCTCCAAGCAGATCAGCCGCCATTTGAAGGAAGCGCACGGAATCCAGATCGAAAAGAAAAAGATTCAATTGGAGGAACCCATCCGTTCCCTCGGGGTCACCCGGGTTCCGGTCAAACTCCATCCCGAGGTGACAGTCACGATTCCGGTGCAAGTCGTGGAAGAATGA
- a CDS encoding S1C family serine protease, producing the protein MGYYDDQTGSRGRGLASLLFTSLISAVIGGLIVLLLTPALSRAGLLPASPGGEAANNRFAEKKSITVDVTTDITKAVERVQPAVVGVVNLQRDNPFQPEALQRGTGSGIIFDKENGKARIVTNHHVIAGADHVQVVISNGDNAKHVTAKVLGSDDISDLAVLEIPDNHVKAVADFGNSDAIKAGEPAIAIGNPLGLEFSQSVTVGVISSPKRSIDVAESMSMDVIQTDAAINPGNSGGALVNVAGQVIGINSLKIAEQGVEGLGFAIPVNDALPIINDLIRHGRVLRPYLGITLIDLQAIPQEYWATELDLPSSVNAGVVVRDVMSGTPAAKAGLRSRDVIVALDDQPIHSGSELRKYLYKEKKIGDEIRITFYRDGSKETVTTTLIQQPVEIFR; encoded by the coding sequence GTGGGTTACTACGACGACCAAACAGGGTCCAGGGGAAGGGGACTAGCCTCCCTTCTTTTCACCTCTTTGATCTCGGCCGTCATCGGAGGATTGATCGTCCTTCTGCTCACTCCCGCCCTGTCACGGGCCGGCCTCCTTCCGGCGTCCCCCGGTGGGGAAGCGGCGAATAACCGCTTTGCGGAAAAGAAGTCGATCACCGTCGATGTGACGACCGACATCACCAAGGCCGTGGAGCGGGTGCAACCGGCGGTGGTCGGCGTCGTCAACCTGCAGCGGGACAACCCCTTTCAACCGGAAGCCCTGCAGCGGGGCACCGGATCCGGAATCATTTTTGACAAGGAAAACGGAAAAGCGCGGATTGTCACCAACCACCACGTGATCGCCGGAGCGGATCACGTTCAAGTGGTCATTTCAAACGGGGACAATGCGAAACATGTGACCGCCAAGGTGTTGGGCAGCGATGACATTTCGGATCTGGCCGTCCTGGAGATCCCCGACAACCACGTAAAGGCGGTGGCCGACTTCGGCAATTCCGATGCCATCAAGGCGGGAGAACCCGCCATCGCGATCGGCAACCCCCTGGGGTTGGAATTTTCCCAGTCGGTCACGGTGGGCGTGATCAGCTCGCCGAAACGATCCATCGACGTGGCGGAAAGCATGTCCATGGATGTCATCCAGACGGATGCGGCCATCAACCCCGGCAACAGCGGCGGTGCCCTGGTCAATGTCGCCGGACAGGTGATCGGAATCAACAGCCTGAAAATCGCGGAACAGGGGGTGGAAGGGCTCGGCTTTGCCATTCCGGTCAATGATGCCCTGCCCATCATCAACGACCTGATCCGGCACGGACGGGTGCTCAGGCCCTATCTGGGAATCACCCTGATAGACCTGCAGGCGATTCCCCAGGAATACTGGGCCACGGAACTGGATCTCCCCAGCTCGGTCAACGCCGGTGTCGTGGTGAGGGATGTGATGTCCGGGACTCCCGCCGCCAAAGCGGGCCTCCGCTCCCGGGACGTGATCGTCGCCCTGGACGATCAGCCGATCCACTCCGGCTCCGAGCTGCGCAAATACCTGTACAAGGAGAAAAAGATCGGTGACGAGATCCGCATCACCTTCTACCGGGACGGATCCAAGGAAACCGTCACCACCACATTGATTCAACAACCTGTGGAAATCTTCCGTTGA
- a CDS encoding MBL fold metallo-hydrolase: MKYSVLASGSTGNALYIETDQVRLLVDAGLSGKQLEQHLRSIGVDPKTLTAILISHEHIDHVKGLGVFARRYNIPVYMNEATWSALPSSVGAINEACRNVLESGAVLEIGDLKIETFEVSHDAAEPIGFRFQRGNESLALVTDLGYVSRRIIDRVSGVDALIFESNHDVNMLRMGSYPWNVKRRILSDVGHLSNEDAGEALAEILAGNGEQVSLAHLSQENNLMELAHMTVRQFLEEADLNVGRDVHLWETYPDRPTPLRSVKATGRS, translated from the coding sequence ATGAAATACAGTGTCCTCGCCAGCGGCAGCACCGGGAACGCCCTGTATATCGAAACGGATCAGGTGCGCCTCCTGGTGGATGCCGGCCTTTCCGGCAAACAGTTGGAACAGCATCTGCGAAGCATCGGAGTGGATCCGAAGACGCTGACCGCCATCCTCATCTCCCATGAACACATCGACCATGTCAAGGGGCTGGGAGTGTTCGCGCGCCGGTACAATATCCCCGTCTACATGAACGAAGCCACCTGGTCGGCCCTCCCCTCCTCCGTGGGGGCGATCAACGAGGCTTGCCGCAACGTGTTGGAAAGCGGGGCCGTTCTGGAAATCGGGGACCTGAAAATCGAAACCTTCGAAGTCTCCCACGACGCGGCGGAACCGATCGGATTCCGCTTCCAGCGCGGCAACGAATCCTTGGCCCTGGTCACCGATCTCGGCTATGTCAGCCGAAGGATCATCGATCGGGTCTCCGGCGTCGATGCCCTCATTTTCGAAAGCAATCACGACGTCAACATGCTCCGCATGGGTTCTTACCCCTGGAACGTCAAGCGACGCATCCTGAGCGACGTCGGCCACCTTTCCAATGAGGACGCCGGCGAAGCCCTCGCCGAAATCCTCGCCGGCAACGGCGAACAGGTCTCCCTGGCCCACCTGAGCCAGGAAAACAATCTGATGGAACTGGCCCACATGACCGTCCGCCAATTTCTGGAGGAAGCGGATCTGAACGTGGGGAGGGACGTCCATCTGTGGGAAACCTATCCGGACCGCCCCACTCCGCTGCGCTCCGTCAAGGCCACAGGCAGATCCTGA
- a CDS encoding adenylosuccinate synthase, with product MSTVVVVGTQWGDEGKGKITDFLAESAEVIARYQGGNNAGHTIVFGGNRYKLHLIPSGIFYRDKICVLGNGMVLNPEALVEELEYLKSHGISPENLRISDRAHLILPYHIKLDMVEEARKGEGKIGTTGKGIGPAYMDKAARIGIRVGDLMDPDLFAEKLKRNLEEKNRLLERVYDTGGFSFDEIYDKYLALGEKFRAYVTDTSVVLNDAIDQGRRVLFEGAQGVMLDIDQGTYPFVTSSNPVAGGVCIGSGVGPTKIHQVIGVAKAYTTRVGDGPFPSEMKDSVGDYIREKGREYGTTTGRPRRIGWFDSVVVRHARRVSGITGLSLNSLDVLTGLPTVKICTAYRWRGKILENVPASLKILSECEPVYEELPGWKEDITGVRRLDDLPLEAQHYVERITQLTGIPLTLFSVGPDREQTIQVRPAYA from the coding sequence ATGTCAACGGTGGTCGTCGTCGGAACCCAGTGGGGGGATGAGGGAAAAGGGAAGATCACCGATTTTCTCGCTGAAAGCGCGGAAGTGATCGCCCGTTATCAGGGAGGAAACAATGCGGGGCACACGATCGTGTTCGGCGGAAACCGCTACAAGTTGCACCTGATTCCTTCCGGCATTTTTTATCGGGACAAGATCTGCGTCCTGGGAAACGGAATGGTGCTCAATCCGGAGGCGCTGGTGGAGGAGCTGGAATATCTGAAAAGCCACGGCATATCGCCGGAAAACCTGCGCATCTCCGACCGGGCCCATCTCATCCTGCCCTATCACATCAAGCTGGACATGGTGGAGGAGGCCCGGAAGGGTGAAGGAAAAATCGGGACGACCGGAAAGGGGATCGGCCCCGCTTATATGGATAAAGCGGCCAGGATCGGCATCCGCGTCGGCGATTTGATGGACCCGGATCTTTTCGCCGAGAAGCTGAAGCGGAATCTGGAGGAAAAGAACCGGCTGTTGGAGCGGGTCTACGATACCGGCGGATTCTCCTTCGACGAGATCTACGACAAGTATCTCGCGCTGGGGGAGAAGTTTCGCGCCTACGTGACGGATACCTCCGTGGTGCTGAACGATGCCATCGACCAGGGGCGGCGCGTCCTCTTTGAGGGGGCCCAGGGCGTCATGCTGGACATCGACCAGGGCACCTATCCCTTCGTCACTTCCTCCAACCCGGTCGCCGGAGGGGTGTGCATCGGAAGCGGCGTGGGCCCGACAAAAATTCATCAGGTGATCGGGGTGGCGAAAGCCTACACCACCCGCGTGGGTGACGGCCCGTTCCCCTCGGAGATGAAGGATTCCGTCGGCGACTACATTCGGGAAAAGGGCCGGGAATACGGAACCACCACCGGGCGTCCCCGCCGCATCGGCTGGTTTGACAGCGTGGTGGTGCGCCACGCCCGGCGGGTCAGCGGCATCACCGGCCTTTCCCTCAACTCCCTGGACGTGCTGACGGGATTGCCGACGGTCAAAATTTGCACCGCCTATCGCTGGCGCGGAAAGATCCTGGAGAATGTTCCCGCAAGCCTGAAGATCCTCTCCGAATGCGAGCCGGTCTATGAGGAACTGCCCGGCTGGAAAGAGGACATCACCGGCGTGCGCCGCCTGGACGATCTGCCCCTGGAAGCCCAGCACTATGTGGAGAGAATCACCCAGCTGACGGGAATTCCCTTGACGCTGTTCTCCGTCGGTCCGGATCGGGAGCAGACCATCCAGGTCCGGCCCGCCTATGCCTGA
- the yycH gene encoding two-component system activity regulator YycH, which translates to MKERIKSAALFLLIVLSILQTGMLWYSSPSYQENKPSYIQPPLIGNEQYNQIPLHERVASVPVIVHRDGQQGWILPNEPAHRDFLNRLYKASWDDPEPVVPRPEEWNHLYQKAAGVELQFINDLPADAIDVMNEEEISASGINLISRIWIRSDSRGQNVRLWLISDRERKVLESEIDFPDFSKWFQEMERKAQPVKPHFVTGKIPLDEEKDEKISAFPLAVYLPDLPPTVRSFTYPLKQIKVEDIKWLFTDPNQIWTLPSEEGDTYTDGNRMLQHNQQKQTVVYRDLRAEPQPSSAAIELEILNQFMKTHNGWTGSYSLDRRIKEDHIHLYIFRLTVGGLPVYWSGEEDKEEVRPDTIRLKVSSDRVAEYHRSLRYLSSKPSDSRDALLPGRDTVIRELADRGLSLNQLRRLIPGYQVKMLKDHVRLSPVWIALKKNGESILLNP; encoded by the coding sequence ATGAAGGAACGGATCAAGTCGGCGGCGCTCTTTCTGCTGATCGTCCTCAGCATTCTGCAGACGGGGATGCTGTGGTACAGCTCCCCCTCCTATCAGGAAAATAAGCCGTCCTATATCCAACCCCCGCTGATCGGCAACGAGCAGTACAACCAGATCCCCCTGCACGAACGGGTGGCTTCCGTTCCCGTCATCGTCCACCGGGACGGACAACAGGGTTGGATCCTACCCAATGAGCCGGCGCACCGGGACTTTCTCAACCGGCTTTATAAGGCCTCGTGGGACGATCCGGAACCGGTGGTTCCCCGGCCGGAGGAGTGGAACCATCTGTACCAAAAAGCCGCGGGAGTGGAACTGCAGTTCATCAATGATCTGCCCGCCGACGCCATCGACGTGATGAACGAAGAGGAGATTTCCGCCTCCGGCATCAACCTGATCAGCAGGATCTGGATCCGCAGCGATTCGCGGGGACAAAACGTGCGCCTCTGGCTGATATCCGACCGGGAGCGGAAAGTGCTGGAGAGCGAGATCGACTTCCCGGACTTCAGCAAGTGGTTTCAGGAGATGGAGCGGAAAGCCCAGCCGGTCAAGCCCCACTTCGTCACCGGGAAGATCCCCCTGGACGAGGAAAAGGACGAAAAAATTTCCGCTTTTCCCCTGGCGGTGTATCTTCCCGATCTGCCGCCGACCGTCCGCAGTTTTACCTATCCCTTGAAACAAATCAAGGTGGAGGACATCAAATGGCTCTTCACCGATCCGAACCAAATCTGGACCCTTCCCTCTGAAGAGGGAGACACCTACACCGACGGAAACCGGATGCTGCAACACAACCAGCAGAAGCAGACGGTGGTGTACAGGGACTTGAGAGCGGAGCCGCAGCCCTCCTCGGCGGCGATCGAGCTGGAAATCCTGAACCAGTTCATGAAGACCCACAACGGGTGGACGGGCTCCTATTCCCTGGACCGGCGGATCAAGGAAGACCACATCCACCTCTACATTTTTCGCCTGACGGTCGGCGGGCTCCCGGTTTACTGGTCCGGGGAGGAAGACAAGGAAGAGGTGCGGCCCGACACGATCCGGCTGAAGGTCTCCTCCGACAGGGTGGCGGAATACCATCGTTCCCTCCGCTACCTCTCTTCGAAACCCTCCGACTCCCGGGACGCGCTGCTTCCCGGTCGGGACACGGTGATCCGGGAGCTAGCCGACCGCGGCCTCTCCTTGAATCAGCTGCGCCGTCTCATCCCGGGGTACCAGGTGAAGATGCTCAAGGATCACGTCCGCCTGTCCCCGGTGTGGATCGCCCTGAAGAAAAACGGAGAGAGCATCCTTCTCAATCCGTAA
- the dnaB gene encoding replicative DNA helicase, producing the protein MSELFADRLPPHSLEAERAVLGAILMDPQALTLVAERLRPDDFYRQGHQRLFQAMLNVAERGEPIDLVTVTEELQKTKQLEEVGGVTYLTELADSVPTSAHVDHYARIVEEKAILRRLIRTATQIASAGYAGGDDVAEIIDEAERKILDISQRRIRKAFLPIRDLLMDTYERIEQMHENRGGLTGIPTGFPDLDRMTSGLQRSDLIILAARPSMGKTAFALNLAQNVALHAGETVAIFNMEMPAIQLVQRMLSAEGNIDAQVFRTGNLGEEDWEKLTMAIGTLAEVPIFIDDTPGLTVFDIRAKLRRLQAEHGLGLVVIDYLQLIRGRGGESRQQEISEISRSLKLLARELNVPVIALSQLSRAVEQRQDKRPMLSDLRESGSIEQDADIVAFLYRDDYYNEESERKNIMEVIIGKHRNGPVGKVELLFLKNYNKFLSLDLKHDEPPPQ; encoded by the coding sequence ATGAGTGAGCTGTTTGCGGACCGCCTGCCCCCGCACAGCCTGGAGGCGGAACGGGCCGTGTTGGGGGCCATTCTCATGGATCCCCAGGCGTTGACGCTGGTGGCGGAACGGCTGAGACCCGACGATTTCTACCGCCAGGGACACCAGCGGCTCTTCCAGGCGATGCTCAACGTCGCCGAGCGGGGAGAGCCGATCGATCTGGTGACGGTGACGGAAGAGCTGCAGAAAACCAAACAGCTGGAGGAAGTGGGAGGCGTCACCTACCTGACGGAATTGGCCGATTCCGTCCCCACCTCCGCCCATGTGGACCATTACGCCCGAATCGTCGAGGAGAAGGCGATTCTCCGCCGCTTGATCCGCACCGCGACCCAGATCGCCTCCGCCGGTTACGCCGGCGGGGATGACGTGGCGGAAATCATCGACGAAGCGGAACGAAAAATTCTGGATATTTCCCAACGGCGGATCCGCAAGGCTTTTCTTCCGATCCGGGATCTTTTGATGGATACCTACGAGCGGATCGAGCAGATGCATGAAAACCGGGGCGGGTTGACGGGGATTCCCACGGGGTTCCCCGATCTGGACCGGATGACCTCCGGACTGCAGCGTTCGGATCTGATCATCCTGGCGGCCCGCCCCAGCATGGGAAAAACGGCATTTGCCCTCAATCTCGCTCAAAACGTGGCCCTCCACGCCGGTGAGACGGTGGCCATCTTCAACATGGAGATGCCGGCCATCCAGCTGGTGCAGCGGATGCTTTCCGCCGAGGGAAACATCGACGCCCAGGTGTTTCGCACCGGAAACCTGGGGGAAGAGGATTGGGAAAAGCTGACGATGGCCATCGGCACCCTGGCGGAAGTCCCCATCTTCATCGACGACACTCCCGGCCTCACCGTTTTCGACATCCGGGCCAAATTGCGCCGGCTTCAGGCGGAACACGGCCTGGGGCTGGTGGTGATCGATTACCTCCAGTTGATCCGGGGCCGGGGCGGGGAGAGTCGGCAGCAGGAGATCTCCGAAATTTCCCGTTCCCTGAAACTCCTCGCCCGGGAGCTGAACGTGCCGGTCATCGCCCTTTCCCAGTTGTCCCGGGCGGTGGAACAGCGCCAGGACAAGCGGCCCATGTTGTCGGACCTCCGGGAATCGGGGTCGATTGAACAGGATGCGGACATCGTCGCCTTTTTGTACCGGGACGATTATTACAACGAGGAGTCGGAAAGAAAGAATATCATGGAAGTGATTATCGGAAAGCACCGGAACGGTCCCGTCGGAAAGGTGGAACTCCTCTTCCTCAAGAACTACAACAAATTTTTGAGCCTCGACCTGAAGCACGACGAACCTCCCCCCCAATGA
- the rlmH gene encoding 23S rRNA (pseudouridine(1915)-N(3))-methyltransferase RlmH → MHLEIVAVGKLKERYLKQGVEEYLKRLKPYARVDVVEIPEEKPAGSLHAAEEDRIREREGERIINRLHPEAHVIALAIEGKSLSSEELAEYIRRLATYGKSRVAFVIGGSVGLSPRVLRSSDLLLSFSRMTFPHQLMRLILLEQLYRSFKIIRGETYHK, encoded by the coding sequence GTGCATCTGGAGATTGTGGCGGTGGGTAAACTGAAGGAACGCTATCTGAAACAGGGAGTGGAGGAATACCTGAAGCGGCTGAAGCCCTACGCCCGTGTGGATGTGGTGGAAATCCCCGAGGAAAAGCCCGCGGGTTCCCTTCACGCGGCGGAGGAAGACCGGATCCGGGAAAGGGAAGGGGAGCGGATCATAAACCGCCTCCACCCCGAGGCCCATGTGATCGCTCTGGCGATTGAAGGGAAATCCCTTTCCTCGGAAGAGTTGGCGGAATACATCCGCCGCCTTGCCACCTACGGAAAAAGCCGCGTCGCCTTCGTCATCGGGGGATCCGTCGGTCTCTCCCCCCGGGTCCTCCGGTCTTCCGACCTCTTGCTCTCCTTTTCCCGGATGACCTTTCCCCACCAGCTGATGCGATTGATCCTGCTGGAGCAGCTGTACCGCTCCTTCAAGATCATCCGGGGGGAAACCTACCACAAATGA
- a CDS encoding CxxH/CxxC protein — MDQTARHRWFACDEHAEWVLDDFVEKFRTAPSIDAVSPPGSARCRMCGRPADRVFFFEREEDATGASGDCGGG; from the coding sequence ATGGATCAAACCGCCCGCCATCGCTGGTTCGCCTGTGACGAACATGCCGAATGGGTACTGGATGATTTTGTGGAAAAATTCCGGACCGCCCCTTCCATCGATGCGGTTTCCCCTCCCGGATCCGCCCGCTGCCGCATGTGCGGCCGGCCCGCCGATCGGGTGTTCTTTTTCGAACGGGAGGAGGATGCAACCGGTGCATCTGGAGATTGTGGCGGTGGGTAA